In Ignavibacteriales bacterium, one genomic interval encodes:
- a CDS encoding family 10 glycosylhydrolase — translation MKSWHKVFLFAFLFTTALSTMEAQTAPKREFRGAWVATVTNIDWPSGPGISSAVQRAQLTTLLDRLAAAGVNAVIFQIRPACDAFYASPYEPWSSWLTGVQGLAPSNDYYDPLVFAAEEAHKRGMEIHAWFNPYRVKLGSNSPSQLAANNVVVEHKDWGIVCPADGYTFLNPGLPQVRNHVAKVISDVVRRYDIDGVHMDDYFYPYAEHGFTNEDLETFRLNPNGFKYPDSLAPWRRNNVNLLIKQMYDSVQVIKPVVKVGMSPFGIWKNGIPAGTSGTSGFDALYCDAVAWLSGKYIDYITPQLYWAFGGGQDYAKLEPWWLSQTNGRHLYPGIITSVGTAQMGLQIAFNRVTNAQGTVVFSARGISGSLLDSLKFKYYASAAAIPVMPWKDTIAPKAPTNIKATFNPVTGLYALTWVPPFAAADGDTARRYLLYRFMKPTYQPADLDVSSNLLALTGQPTVVPSARLDSVNQQYYFAVSALDKNNNESTLSNVVPIAATVATPMLLAPNNLEPNYAKGGNVTWRRDATSLFYRLQVALSGDFNPSSLISTVNTADTSASIGGLVAQTTYYWRVLGGNQGGSGVYSSPWSFRTGWPIAPTLVSPPSGLRNVSRTPTFVWRKGSATSFRIRVTEVTHTPNVLVIDQTTIDTTFLSSAILTAGTNYSWIVSASNAYGASDWSTEARFQTGQEITLVEHGGSMPNVFDLSQNYPNPFNPSTTIRFAVPQSGPVSLRVYDLLGRELSVLLDGFLAPGYYAAQFDGHNLSSGIYFYRLAAPGFVETRKMQLVK, via the coding sequence ATGAAATCTTGGCACAAGGTGTTCCTGTTCGCGTTTCTGTTCACAACTGCTCTATCCACCATGGAAGCGCAAACTGCGCCGAAACGCGAATTTCGCGGAGCGTGGGTTGCGACTGTGACGAACATTGACTGGCCGTCCGGCCCCGGAATCAGTTCAGCGGTCCAGCGGGCCCAACTTACAACCCTCCTCGACAGGCTTGCTGCCGCAGGGGTCAACGCGGTCATTTTCCAGATCCGCCCTGCCTGTGACGCATTCTATGCATCGCCGTACGAGCCATGGTCTTCGTGGCTTACGGGCGTTCAAGGACTGGCCCCCAGCAACGATTACTATGATCCGCTGGTTTTTGCTGCAGAGGAAGCACACAAGCGCGGAATGGAAATTCATGCATGGTTTAATCCCTATAGGGTGAAGCTCGGAAGCAATTCACCCTCTCAGCTCGCCGCAAACAATGTCGTTGTCGAGCATAAGGATTGGGGCATTGTCTGTCCCGCCGACGGCTATACGTTTCTGAATCCAGGACTTCCCCAGGTGCGGAACCACGTTGCCAAAGTGATCTCTGACGTCGTGCGGCGGTATGATATTGACGGCGTGCATATGGACGACTATTTCTATCCATACGCCGAACATGGGTTCACCAATGAGGATCTGGAGACTTTTCGCCTGAACCCGAACGGTTTCAAGTATCCCGACAGCCTTGCCCCATGGCGCCGGAACAATGTGAATCTCCTTATCAAACAAATGTATGACAGCGTCCAGGTGATCAAGCCGGTTGTCAAAGTGGGAATGAGTCCGTTTGGAATCTGGAAGAATGGTATTCCCGCCGGGACATCAGGGACGAGCGGCTTCGACGCATTGTACTGCGATGCGGTCGCATGGTTGAGTGGAAAATATATCGATTACATCACACCGCAGCTCTACTGGGCCTTCGGTGGCGGACAGGACTACGCGAAACTTGAGCCATGGTGGTTGTCGCAGACAAATGGACGGCATCTTTACCCGGGAATCATCACTTCCGTGGGTACCGCTCAGATGGGACTGCAGATCGCGTTCAATCGTGTTACCAATGCCCAGGGAACCGTCGTGTTTTCAGCGCGCGGCATCTCCGGATCGCTGTTAGATTCCCTGAAATTCAAATACTACGCGTCAGCGGCCGCCATCCCGGTGATGCCCTGGAAAGACACGATCGCGCCCAAAGCACCGACAAATATCAAAGCGACATTCAATCCCGTTACCGGACTCTACGCACTAACATGGGTCCCGCCGTTTGCGGCTGCCGACGGCGATACTGCACGACGATATTTGTTGTACCGGTTCATGAAGCCGACCTATCAACCTGCCGATCTCGATGTGTCGTCGAACTTGCTTGCACTCACGGGTCAGCCGACCGTCGTTCCATCAGCACGCCTTGATAGCGTCAATCAACAGTATTATTTCGCGGTTTCAGCGCTCGACAAGAACAACAACGAAAGTACGCTCAGTAATGTTGTTCCGATTGCAGCGACTGTGGCAACTCCCATGCTTCTGGCACCGAACAACCTTGAGCCAAACTACGCGAAGGGTGGAAATGTGACTTGGCGCCGTGACGCGACCTCACTCTTCTACAGACTCCAGGTGGCGTTGAGCGGAGACTTCAATCCATCGTCCCTGATCTCGACGGTCAACACGGCAGACACCTCTGCCTCCATCGGCGGGCTTGTTGCGCAGACCACTTATTACTGGCGAGTTCTGGGGGGCAACCAGGGGGGCTCAGGAGTGTATTCCAGTCCCTGGAGCTTCAGGACGGGTTGGCCGATAGCTCCCACGTTGGTGTCACCTCCTTCCGGCCTGCGGAATGTCTCTCGGACTCCAACTTTCGTATGGCGGAAAGGATCTGCCACTTCATTTCGAATTCGGGTGACCGAGGTTACCCATACACCAAATGTCCTTGTCATAGATCAGACGACCATCGACACGACATTCCTGAGCTCGGCGATTCTGACCGCGGGCACGAATTATTCCTGGATCGTCTCTGCGTCGAATGCCTATGGAGCAAGCGACTGGTCCACAGAAGCAAGGTTCCAGACCGGCCAGGAAATCACGCTTGTGGAGCATGGCGGATCGATGCCGAACGTGTTCGATTTGAGCCAGAACTATCCGAATCCTTTCAATCCCTCGACGACAATTCGGTTTGCTGTTCCGCAGTCGGGCCCGGTGTCTCTCCGCGTGTATGATCTGCTGGGCCGCGAACTTTCTGTGCTTCTCGACGGTTTCCTCGCACCGGGCTACTACGCCGCTCAATTCGATGGGCATAATTTGTCGAGCGGAATATACTTCTATCGATTGGCAGCACCCGGGTTCGTGGAGACGAGGAAAATGCAGCTGGTGAAGTAA
- a CDS encoding PBP1A family penicillin-binding protein codes for MTKRTYSSEDMDRYFNDTSYRHSFLNRGKGFLKRNWKILSIVTVVVLSLLTWYGRYILQGLPSLEAIENPRPALASKVYGEDGAVLDQFAEQNRTRISLSKIPQGLIDALIATEDKDFYTHWGVNLHRFARQMVINVFTFRAYGASTLTQQLARNLYKLQGREESLFDKITRKIREFITSVQIERNFTKQEILELYLNDSFFGRNAYGIESAAQRYFNKSASELAAPEYTLLVGMLQGPNYYDPIKNIERALRRRNIVISAMVHDGRIDVAQADKIKADSLNFRTLEADYRVGIAPHFVEWIRQQMMQKAEAYGFNLERDGLRIYTTLDSRMQRYANKAVDDHLTGFQEKFDKSWDWSKNTEILQSNVDKMIRDLDVYKKARNASIRDSILASLRTNVPFVDSVKKAARQIEVGMVVLDPHNGHIKSMVGGRNFRVFRYGLNHVTQIHRQPGSAFKPFVYTVAIDNGWPVCYEIMNQPVTVPMPDGTRWTPQNFEGNFGGKYTLREALKRSVNLVAVRLMLEMQPTQVVDYAHRMGIKSNVPPYASIALGTAEVSPLELTSAYGVFPNEGVLVDPIAILRIEDKDGNVIEENVPEKKEVLSKETAFLMTNLMEGGVNDEGGTGRVIRTFFSQPAAGKTGTTNDYGDAWFEGFTPHLAAGVWVGFDDNRIKFGSSDGQGGRAAAPIFGRFMRDAYEDPDIGLGFDYFHQPDGIITDTICVLTKKRARSFCPEDTTEIFNSKYPIAPCDVHTSAHWREEKSGNKINW; via the coding sequence ATGACCAAGAGAACCTACAGTTCCGAGGATATGGATCGCTACTTCAACGATACCTCCTACCGCCATTCATTTCTGAATCGGGGCAAAGGGTTTCTGAAGCGCAACTGGAAAATCCTCTCCATCGTCACAGTAGTCGTTCTCAGCCTCCTGACCTGGTACGGGCGGTACATCCTCCAGGGGCTCCCCTCCCTTGAAGCGATCGAAAATCCCCGGCCTGCGCTGGCATCCAAAGTCTACGGCGAGGACGGCGCTGTGCTCGATCAGTTTGCAGAGCAGAATCGTACGCGCATTTCCCTCTCAAAGATTCCCCAGGGCCTCATTGACGCACTGATCGCGACAGAAGACAAGGACTTCTACACTCACTGGGGTGTCAACCTCCACCGCTTCGCCCGCCAGATGGTAATCAATGTTTTTACCTTCCGGGCCTACGGCGCAAGCACGTTGACGCAGCAACTTGCGCGTAACCTGTACAAATTGCAGGGAAGGGAAGAATCGCTGTTCGATAAGATCACGAGAAAGATCCGCGAGTTCATCACGTCTGTTCAGATCGAACGGAACTTCACGAAACAGGAAATTCTCGAGTTGTACCTCAATGATTCCTTCTTTGGGCGCAACGCGTACGGCATCGAATCGGCCGCCCAGCGGTACTTCAACAAGTCAGCGTCCGAACTAGCTGCTCCGGAATACACACTCCTCGTCGGCATGTTGCAGGGGCCAAACTACTACGATCCAATCAAGAACATCGAGCGGGCCCTTCGCCGCCGCAACATTGTCATCAGCGCGATGGTCCACGACGGGCGCATCGATGTGGCACAGGCCGACAAGATCAAAGCCGACAGCCTGAACTTCAGAACACTTGAAGCTGATTACCGTGTCGGCATCGCACCACACTTCGTGGAATGGATCCGGCAACAGATGATGCAGAAGGCGGAGGCCTATGGATTCAACCTCGAGCGCGATGGATTGCGCATCTACACCACGCTTGACAGCCGCATGCAACGGTACGCCAACAAGGCGGTCGATGATCATCTGACCGGATTCCAGGAGAAATTCGACAAATCATGGGACTGGAGTAAGAACACGGAGATCCTCCAAAGCAACGTCGACAAGATGATTCGCGACCTCGACGTCTACAAGAAAGCCCGGAATGCATCGATTCGCGACAGCATTCTCGCATCGCTGCGGACAAATGTCCCATTCGTTGATTCGGTCAAAAAGGCCGCCCGGCAGATCGAAGTTGGCATGGTCGTCCTTGATCCCCACAACGGACATATCAAGTCCATGGTGGGTGGAAGAAACTTCCGCGTCTTCCGGTACGGACTGAACCACGTGACGCAGATCCATCGCCAACCGGGATCTGCTTTCAAGCCGTTCGTGTACACCGTTGCCATCGATAATGGCTGGCCGGTGTGCTACGAAATCATGAATCAGCCGGTGACTGTGCCGATGCCTGACGGAACCCGTTGGACGCCGCAGAACTTCGAAGGAAATTTCGGGGGCAAGTACACTCTGCGCGAAGCTCTCAAGCGTTCTGTGAACCTTGTCGCTGTCCGCCTGATGCTTGAGATGCAGCCCACACAAGTCGTCGACTATGCACATCGGATGGGAATCAAATCGAACGTACCCCCCTATGCATCGATCGCGCTGGGGACCGCTGAAGTTTCTCCGTTGGAGCTTACGTCAGCATATGGAGTGTTCCCGAACGAGGGGGTGCTTGTTGACCCGATCGCCATCCTGAGGATCGAAGACAAAGATGGGAATGTGATCGAAGAAAACGTGCCTGAGAAAAAGGAAGTCCTGAGCAAAGAAACAGCGTTTCTGATGACGAACCTGATGGAAGGGGGCGTGAACGACGAAGGGGGTACGGGGCGTGTAATCCGGACGTTTTTCTCCCAGCCCGCAGCAGGCAAGACCGGCACCACAAACGATTATGGGGATGCGTGGTTTGAAGGGTTCACCCCCCACCTGGCGGCAGGAGTCTGGGTCGGGTTCGATGACAACAGGATTAAGTTTGGAAGTTCCGACGGCCAGGGCGGGCGTGCAGCCGCTCCCATATTCGGCCGGTTCATGCGGGACGCCTACGAAGACCCGGACATCGGTTTGGGATTTGACTACTTCCATCAACCCGACGGAATCATCACCGACACTATTTGCGTTCTGACAAAAAAGAGGGCGCGCTCTTTCTGTCCGGAAGATACCACGGAGATCTTCAATTCGAAGTACCCCATCGCTCCGTGCGACGTGCACACGAGCGCCCACTGGCGGGAAGAGAAAAGCGGAAACAAGATAAACTGGTAG
- the aroB gene encoding 3-dehydroquinate synthase, with product MIKRQIDVSLGDRSYPIYFGSGLTASFAPTCQQHGIPRRVIIVTDTNVAHHYLSALENNLKHFDFVVSSIVIPPGENQKSLQRSNALFTALLKQGVGRASAIVALGGGVIGDLAGFVAATYQRGVLLVQVPTTLLSQVDSSVGGKVAVNHSLGKNMIGAFYQPRFVWVDAETLRTLPPREIVCGLGEVVKYGIVFDADFFAYLESSLDQVVSLEPESVLHVQARCCELKAHVVSEDEREQGLRLVLNFGHTVGHALEAAGHYRALKHGEAVLLGMIAESFIAREMGLLAPDVHQRIVEMILRLPVKFNKTAVSPARVVKAMALDKKSVDGKPRFVLPIRLGEVQVVDEVDAALVQSSLRYVLGLPEKAGHRS from the coding sequence GTGATCAAACGACAAATTGACGTATCCCTTGGTGACCGCAGTTATCCGATCTATTTCGGCAGCGGTCTCACGGCGTCTTTCGCTCCTACATGCCAGCAGCATGGTATTCCGCGGCGTGTTATCATCGTGACGGACACAAATGTTGCGCACCACTATCTGAGCGCGCTGGAAAACAACCTCAAGCATTTCGATTTTGTCGTTTCCTCCATTGTCATCCCACCGGGGGAAAATCAAAAAAGCCTTCAACGCTCCAACGCTCTGTTCACGGCGCTTCTGAAACAAGGGGTGGGACGCGCATCAGCCATCGTCGCGTTGGGAGGAGGGGTCATTGGAGACTTGGCTGGATTTGTGGCCGCCACGTACCAGCGCGGTGTTCTCCTCGTTCAAGTACCCACGACGCTCCTTTCGCAGGTTGACAGCTCAGTAGGGGGGAAGGTCGCCGTCAATCATTCCCTTGGCAAGAACATGATCGGAGCGTTCTATCAGCCAAGATTTGTGTGGGTTGATGCCGAGACTCTCCGGACGCTCCCCCCGCGTGAGATCGTGTGCGGTCTGGGAGAGGTTGTGAAGTACGGTATTGTGTTCGATGCTGACTTCTTCGCGTATTTGGAATCAAGTCTTGATCAGGTCGTGAGCCTAGAACCCGAGTCCGTGCTTCACGTCCAGGCGCGATGCTGCGAACTCAAGGCTCATGTGGTCTCGGAGGACGAGCGTGAACAGGGGTTGCGTCTCGTATTGAATTTCGGCCATACTGTTGGCCATGCTCTCGAAGCCGCCGGCCATTATCGCGCTCTGAAACACGGTGAGGCCGTGCTGTTGGGCATGATCGCAGAAAGTTTCATCGCCCGGGAGATGGGATTGCTGGCCCCGGACGTTCACCAGCGAATCGTGGAGATGATCCTCCGCCTCCCTGTGAAGTTCAACAAAACCGCAGTCTCACCAGCCCGTGTTGTGAAGGCCATGGCGCTCGACAAAAAATCAGTCGATGGCAAGCCGCGTTTCGTCCTGCCGATCCGCCTCGGAGAAGTCCAGGTTGTGGATGAAGTTGATGCTGCGCTTGTTCAGTCCTCCCTCCGGTATGTGCTCGGACTTCCGGAGAAGGCGGGACATCGATCGTAA
- a CDS encoding family 10 glycosylhydrolase → MAEAIPEYCSKGVDPARRVMESRMRIVVPFIRVVVLLSCLSTIAESQIPPKREFRAAWIATVVNLDWPTSNTADPNTQRAQLVVILDGLKSAGINAVVFQIRPECDAFYPSLLEPWSYWLTGRQGRAPTSPFDPLQFALDEAHKRGMELHAWFNPYRAERAAGNYPLDPRHVTVLHPDWVIQMGTYRFLNPGMKAVRDYVASVISDVVRRYDIEGAHMDDYFYQDGVTMQDTAAFRTESRGFANIGDWRRDNVNSLLKQINDSIQAIKPNVKWGISPRGIWKNGVPSGIIGSDNYSAIFCDAVAWLQGKYIDYIAPQLYWPFGGNQDYGKLMPWWSSQRNGRHLYVGQASYRIVDGSNWGASEIPNQIRLNRTNSYAQGSIFFRARLGVTDNPKGLVDSMRNDLYRYPALRPIMSWKDTIPPATPSALVVTKLASSATVTWSAPPAAIDGGAAEQYVVYRSPSLPILVDDPRTIASIQTTTSFSETSLPAAGVTYYYGVTALDHMQNESRLSNIMGLNSGGVVGVQDHPAVAFGFSLHQNYPNPFNPVTVISFQLPSEQSISLRVYDVLGREIRILTEGVLRAGTHSIQFDGSGLASGLYIYRIVAGENVESRKMQLVK, encoded by the coding sequence ATGGCGGAAGCGATCCCCGAATATTGCAGCAAGGGTGTCGATCCCGCCCGGCGTGTCATGGAGAGCAGAATGAGAATTGTTGTCCCTTTCATCCGTGTAGTTGTGCTGCTGAGTTGTTTGTCCACCATCGCCGAATCTCAGATCCCACCGAAGCGCGAATTCAGGGCAGCCTGGATAGCAACTGTTGTGAATCTGGATTGGCCCACGTCAAACACCGCTGACCCAAATACTCAACGCGCTCAGCTGGTTGTAATCCTCGACGGACTGAAATCGGCCGGAATCAATGCCGTCGTTTTTCAAATCCGACCAGAATGCGACGCATTCTATCCTTCCTTGCTTGAGCCGTGGTCTTACTGGCTTACCGGACGACAGGGGAGGGCCCCGACCTCACCGTTTGACCCCCTTCAGTTCGCCCTCGACGAAGCACACAAGCGCGGCATGGAACTCCATGCCTGGTTCAATCCGTACAGAGCCGAGCGAGCTGCCGGCAACTACCCGCTTGATCCCAGGCACGTCACAGTGCTGCATCCCGATTGGGTTATCCAGATGGGGACGTACCGCTTCCTGAATCCGGGCATGAAGGCTGTCCGCGACTACGTCGCCAGTGTCATCTCTGATGTTGTCCGACGGTACGACATCGAGGGGGCGCATATGGACGATTATTTTTATCAGGACGGCGTGACGATGCAGGACACTGCGGCCTTTCGAACAGAATCGAGAGGCTTTGCGAACATCGGTGATTGGAGAAGGGACAACGTCAACTCGCTGCTCAAACAGATCAATGATAGTATCCAGGCAATCAAACCGAACGTGAAGTGGGGTATCAGTCCAAGGGGAATTTGGAAGAACGGCGTCCCTTCCGGGATCATCGGCTCAGATAACTACAGCGCGATATTCTGTGATGCGGTTGCGTGGCTTCAGGGAAAATACATCGACTACATCGCACCGCAATTGTACTGGCCCTTCGGCGGAAACCAGGACTACGGCAAACTGATGCCATGGTGGTCATCGCAGAGGAACGGCCGTCACCTGTATGTCGGCCAAGCTTCCTATCGAATCGTCGACGGCAGCAATTGGGGAGCATCTGAGATTCCAAATCAGATCCGATTGAACCGCACAAATTCCTATGCGCAGGGGAGCATTTTCTTCAGAGCGAGGTTGGGCGTCACCGATAATCCCAAGGGTTTGGTGGATTCCATGCGCAATGATTTGTACAGGTATCCGGCGCTCAGGCCGATCATGTCGTGGAAGGACACAATTCCACCAGCCACTCCTTCAGCATTGGTGGTGACGAAACTTGCGTCCTCCGCAACTGTCACGTGGTCTGCCCCGCCGGCGGCGATTGACGGAGGGGCTGCTGAACAATATGTTGTGTATCGCTCTCCATCACTTCCGATCCTCGTCGATGATCCGCGCACTATTGCCTCCATTCAAACCACGACGAGCTTTTCGGAAACGTCTTTGCCGGCGGCAGGGGTAACCTACTACTACGGGGTTACGGCGTTGGATCATATGCAAAACGAGAGCCGGCTGAGTAATATCATGGGACTCAATTCGGGCGGCGTCGTTGGTGTGCAAGACCATCCAGCCGTCGCTTTCGGATTCTCGTTGCACCAGAACTATCCCAATCCTTTCAATCCCGTCACTGTTATCAGCTTCCAGCTGCCATCGGAGCAGAGTATCTCGCTCAGGGTCTACGATGTTCTCGGTCGTGAAATCCGGATTCTCACAGAGGGGGTTCTGCGTGCCGGCACGCACAGCATTCAGTTCGACGGATCCGGGCTCGCCTCGGGGCTCTACATCTACAGAATCGTTGCCGGTGAGAACGTGGAGAGCAGGAAGATGCAATTGGTGAAGTAG
- a CDS encoding UDP-2,3-diacylglucosamine diphosphatase — MRKSYFFSDVHLGVGSKEDDRRKESALIQFLEQVRIDGEQLFIVGDLFDFWFEYRTVVPKGYVRLFSRLADLSDAGVKLTYLAGNHDFWLRDYFEEELGMKIERDPVERVIQGKRFYLHHGDGLLKNDTGYRILKRVLRNKLNIALFSLIPPDLAANIAHWSSHKSRQYTSKRQYEGDDMAKFAEQKIADGFDFVVMGHNHIPCRRNIGSGVYVNLGDWIGERTYAVFDGVSLDLKKWESIKS, encoded by the coding sequence ATGCGAAAATCTTATTTCTTCTCTGACGTCCACCTCGGGGTCGGTTCAAAAGAAGATGATCGTCGAAAAGAGAGCGCACTGATTCAATTCCTGGAGCAGGTGCGCATCGACGGGGAACAGCTTTTTATCGTCGGCGACCTGTTTGATTTCTGGTTTGAATATCGGACCGTCGTCCCAAAAGGATATGTCCGCCTCTTTTCCAGGCTTGCCGATCTTTCAGACGCCGGTGTCAAGCTGACCTACCTGGCCGGTAATCACGATTTCTGGTTGCGTGATTATTTTGAGGAAGAACTGGGAATGAAGATCGAGCGGGATCCCGTCGAACGCGTGATCCAGGGAAAACGATTCTACCTCCACCATGGCGACGGTCTCCTGAAGAACGATACCGGATACAGGATTTTGAAGCGTGTCCTGAGAAACAAGTTGAACATCGCACTTTTTTCCCTCATCCCGCCCGATCTGGCAGCCAACATCGCACACTGGTCCTCGCACAAAAGCCGCCAGTACACGTCTAAACGTCAGTATGAAGGGGATGACATGGCGAAGTTCGCCGAACAGAAAATCGCAGATGGATTCGATTTCGTCGTGATGGGACACAACCATATTCCGTGCAGGCGGAACATCGGTTCGGGTGTCTACGTCAACCTGGGGGACTGGATCGGCGAGCGGACCTATGCGGTGTTTGACGGTGTTTCGCTCGACCTCAAGAAATGGGAGTCAATCAAGTCCTGA
- a CDS encoding ATP-binding protein — protein MKFLHSIRSKLTLWYTALLAATLVGFGGISYLFTRSTLSNNLDLSLHSEVKWVNEFIEPRAKKVRLKRSALLELQQLKKTTPLPAEVGQDNTDTTGTDEIWNQIYQQTILSPRRQYIQILDRNGDLLYRSPSLGKQKLDYTEIPYGWVNIVTIRDEQARDLRLAITQNDYVKIFVAYPLEELNEALDGIFMIFRILAPIALLISVIGGWFLAHRSLKPVDAITRTAQMISAQNLNQRLPAKGVDDELGRLTATFNDMIGRLQESFAEIQRFSGDASHELRTPLTIMRGEIEVALRKKRLPVHTRELLTSIHDELVRLSSIVESLMTLIKSESGRLTFQFDEVSLDSLVREIAEDTLVLASARKIKVSVREVESVTVRGDAARLRQLLLNLVENAVKYTPDRGTVTLALTKVGSNASILVSDTGIGIPKKDLPKVFDRFYRVKADGTGSGLGLAIAKWIAEAHHGSIQVTSREKKGSTFTVLLPLVKSTT, from the coding sequence ATGAAGTTTCTTCACTCCATCCGTTCCAAGCTTACTCTCTGGTATACTGCGCTCCTTGCGGCAACGCTCGTCGGCTTCGGGGGAATTTCCTACCTCTTCACTCGTTCGACGCTTTCGAACAACCTCGACCTTTCCCTCCACAGCGAAGTCAAGTGGGTGAACGAGTTCATCGAGCCCCGGGCAAAGAAGGTCCGCCTCAAGCGGTCTGCGCTCCTGGAGCTCCAGCAGCTGAAAAAGACGACGCCTTTGCCGGCAGAGGTCGGTCAGGACAATACCGATACAACCGGCACCGATGAAATCTGGAACCAGATCTACCAGCAGACGATCCTCAGTCCGCGGAGGCAGTACATCCAGATCCTTGACCGGAACGGGGACCTTTTGTACCGCTCCCCGAGCCTCGGCAAACAGAAACTGGACTACACCGAGATTCCGTACGGATGGGTGAACATTGTCACCATCCGCGATGAACAGGCACGCGATCTCCGCCTCGCCATCACACAGAACGACTACGTCAAGATCTTTGTTGCTTACCCTCTGGAAGAGCTGAATGAGGCGCTTGACGGGATCTTCATGATTTTCCGTATCCTCGCCCCCATTGCGCTGCTCATTTCCGTCATCGGCGGATGGTTTCTGGCGCACCGATCGCTGAAACCCGTCGATGCGATCACACGCACCGCGCAAATGATCAGCGCGCAGAACCTGAACCAGCGGCTCCCTGCCAAGGGAGTCGATGACGAACTCGGCAGATTGACGGCAACATTCAATGATATGATAGGGCGGCTGCAGGAATCGTTCGCCGAGATCCAGCGTTTCTCCGGCGACGCATCCCATGAATTGCGCACTCCCCTCACGATCATGCGCGGTGAAATAGAGGTTGCGCTCCGCAAGAAGCGTTTGCCGGTCCACACGCGCGAGCTGCTTACGAGCATTCACGACGAACTCGTGCGGCTCTCGTCGATCGTCGAAAGCCTCATGACGCTCATCAAATCCGAATCGGGACGGCTGACGTTTCAGTTCGATGAGGTTTCGCTCGACAGCCTGGTGCGGGAAATCGCGGAAGACACACTCGTTCTCGCTTCTGCCAGGAAGATCAAAGTCAGCGTGCGCGAGGTGGAATCCGTCACCGTCCGGGGCGATGCGGCGCGTCTTCGACAACTTCTGCTGAACCTGGTCGAGAACGCGGTCAAGTACACGCCTGACCGCGGTACAGTCACGCTGGCTCTGACAAAAGTGGGAAGCAACGCTTCGATACTTGTCAGCGATACCGGCATCGGAATCCCCAAGAAGGATCTTCCGAAAGTGTTCGATCGATTCTACCGTGTGAAGGCGGACGGAACCGGCAGCGGTCTCGGTCTCGCAATCGCGAAATGGATCGCGGAAGCGCACCATGGATCAATCCAGGTGACCAGCCGCGAGAAGAAAGGGAGCACCTTCACCGTATTGCTGCCGCTTGTGAAGAGCACAACGTAG
- a CDS encoding shikimate kinase — MFNRDHPHKKSLVYIAGFMGSGKSTIGPILANTLGFEFVDVDKFVEKQAGKRIVDIFASEGEQAFRALERNSLKEIAARDHCVISLGGGTIANEENFQLIRESGIIVYLQLSPEEILQRVHHRTDRPLLTSVDGTKLPREEIQQRVQDLLRRREEFYGRADVVIQTDRKRVGATVDEIVRKLRGLVDA, encoded by the coding sequence ATGTTCAACCGTGATCATCCACACAAGAAGAGCCTCGTCTACATTGCCGGTTTTATGGGAAGCGGCAAGAGTACGATCGGGCCGATTCTCGCCAACACGCTCGGTTTCGAATTTGTAGATGTAGACAAGTTCGTCGAGAAGCAGGCGGGGAAGAGAATCGTGGACATTTTCGCCAGCGAAGGGGAACAGGCGTTCCGGGCTCTTGAGCGTAATTCACTCAAAGAAATCGCCGCCCGCGATCATTGCGTCATTTCCCTCGGCGGCGGTACCATTGCGAATGAGGAGAATTTTCAATTGATTCGGGAGAGCGGCATCATCGTCTATCTGCAGCTTTCTCCTGAAGAGATCCTGCAGCGCGTTCACCATCGCACCGACCGCCCGTTGCTTACCAGCGTCGACGGGACAAAACTCCCCCGGGAAGAAATCCAGCAGCGTGTGCAGGATCTTCTTCGACGGCGCGAAGAGTTCTATGGCCGGGCCGATGTCGTCATTCAAACCGACAGGAAACGCGTCGGCGCGACCGTCGACGAAATTGTCCGCAAGCTTCGCGGCCTTGTCGATGCCTGA